One genomic region from Candidatus Zixiibacteriota bacterium encodes:
- a CDS encoding DUF2723 domain-containing protein, translating to MPGYFQNNSGRSRALAASFAVGAVSFVVYWLTAYRTIAWWDNAEYTAVAVSLGVAHPPGSLLLTILGWLVTRIQWGISDTFVLSLTAAAIASATVGLVFWVGRGAVRALTTSEQNLQVTVSILAAFSMAFAATFWSYATRFSPYILTALMTALIFWAMLKWWDRAEGAGGLRWLFVISLLFGLDFSVHRTNLILLPALAAWVIFRRPRTLISGKAWLYGLSGLAAGLIVHFLIIPIAAANPIINGNDPSTLTRFWEYVSLKQYGGGFLVNLFPRKSSFWSNQLVDYLKAFSENFFFVDGQFSAVGLVPGLLGLAGLVSLWRMGWKLGAGMLVMFLCASLLMVFYLNMPADFFRDFARHYLPSFVIFGVFVVYGAASLTLSLSRKRNVVRWPLTAILVLLIGASSINQLWSRYALMNNSYNRIADESARNYLKGLEPNAVLITSGDADTWLPLCVQIADGYRKDVTVCNVHLLNTSWFVRTLLEREPDFPISLGEAQLAALRPIVWQDSTVLIPPKEGTDSLRVLVEATMYGDHRILMVSEQLLLEIIRENKWERPIYFTFPPRWLEPHVRCEGIVSRLLPAQQAIIDRDILRRNLFETYGYAGYEDESIPLEQPAMSVALNLMRAFVMLAMEDISSGDVEAYRTTLQKMEEILPESRIERPNHVKAFLQQLEGAARPDSNSDAR from the coding sequence ATGCCGGGCTATTTTCAGAACAATTCGGGACGGTCACGGGCGCTTGCCGCGAGTTTTGCGGTGGGCGCTGTTTCATTTGTCGTCTACTGGTTGACAGCGTATCGGACCATTGCATGGTGGGATAACGCCGAATACACAGCGGTGGCTGTGAGTCTCGGCGTGGCGCATCCTCCCGGCTCTTTGCTTCTGACGATCCTCGGCTGGCTGGTCACCAGAATCCAGTGGGGCATCTCTGATACATTCGTGCTCAGTCTGACAGCGGCGGCAATTGCATCGGCTACTGTGGGGCTGGTATTTTGGGTTGGCCGGGGCGCCGTGCGCGCACTGACGACATCGGAGCAAAATCTCCAGGTAACTGTCTCCATCTTGGCCGCGTTTAGCATGGCTTTTGCGGCCACATTTTGGAGCTATGCGACACGATTTTCGCCTTATATCCTTACAGCTCTAATGACGGCGCTCATTTTTTGGGCGATGCTCAAGTGGTGGGACAGGGCCGAGGGAGCGGGCGGATTGAGGTGGCTTTTTGTCATATCGCTGCTGTTCGGGTTGGATTTCAGCGTTCACCGCACGAACCTGATTCTGCTCCCGGCACTCGCCGCGTGGGTGATATTTCGCCGTCCGCGTACCTTGATCTCAGGAAAAGCGTGGCTCTACGGTTTGAGTGGCCTCGCCGCAGGGCTCATTGTCCATTTTCTGATTATTCCCATAGCGGCGGCTAACCCGATCATTAATGGAAACGACCCGAGCACACTGACGCGATTCTGGGAGTATGTGAGTCTCAAGCAATACGGCGGCGGGTTTCTCGTTAATCTGTTCCCGCGAAAGTCGTCTTTCTGGTCCAATCAATTGGTTGATTATCTCAAGGCGTTCTCTGAGAATTTCTTTTTTGTGGACGGACAATTTAGCGCGGTTGGTCTTGTCCCCGGGCTACTCGGTTTGGCCGGACTGGTCTCGCTCTGGAGAATGGGATGGAAACTTGGCGCCGGCATGCTTGTGATGTTCCTTTGCGCCAGTCTTCTGATGGTCTTTTACCTGAATATGCCGGCGGATTTTTTCCGTGATTTCGCCCGGCACTACCTGCCATCATTCGTCATCTTCGGCGTTTTTGTCGTTTACGGGGCGGCGAGCCTGACTCTGTCTCTTTCGAGGAAGAGAAATGTAGTCAGGTGGCCTTTGACAGCCATATTGGTATTGCTTATCGGAGCATCGTCGATCAATCAGCTTTGGAGTCGATATGCCTTGATGAATAATTCCTATAACAGGATAGCCGATGAGAGCGCCCGAAACTACCTCAAGGGACTTGAGCCGAATGCTGTCCTGATTACATCGGGGGATGCCGACACATGGCTTCCGCTGTGTGTTCAGATCGCTGATGGGTATCGCAAGGATGTTACCGTCTGCAATGTACACCTTCTAAATACATCATGGTTCGTACGAACTCTTCTTGAGCGTGAGCCGGATTTTCCGATTAGTCTTGGCGAGGCTCAACTGGCAGCCTTGAGGCCGATTGTCTGGCAGGATTCGACCGTGTTGATTCCACCGAAAGAGGGGACTGACAGTCTGAGAGTGCTGGTTGAGGCGACGATGTACGGAGACCACAGGATTTTGATGGTGAGCGAGCAACTCCTGCTTGAGATTATCAGGGAGAATAAATGGGAGCGACCGATATATTTCACTTTTCCGCCCCGGTGGTTGGAACCTCATGTCAGATGTGAGGGGATAGTGTCCAGACTTCTGCCGGCTCAGCAGGCGATTATCGACAGAGATATTCTCAGGCGGAATCTATTCGAAACTTATGGTTACGCCGGGTACGAAGATGAGTCGATACCTCTGGAGCAGCCGGCGATGTCAGTAGCGTTGAATCTGATGAGGGCGTTCGTTATGCTGGCCATGGAAGATATAAGTTCAGGCGACGTTGAGGCGTATCGCACGACTCTTCAAAAGATGGAAGAGATATTACCGGAGAGCCGCATAGAGCGTCCGAATCACGTGAAAGCCTTCTTGCAGCAACTCGAGGGCGCCGCCCGCCCGGACAGCAATAGTGATGCAAGATGA
- a CDS encoding GNAT family N-acetyltransferase → MFKDIQIETGRLIIKPFKMEDDIALQKIVSQPEVVHYLPEDVMSLDEVRHILTWFQTCYERNTPDNIIKWTLGVWLKSEALDSGLRRNDAEGGCVGENELRLIGWAGIGPWEPDETEIELFYGFGKEHWGKGFATEAAQAVMDYAFDKIGLKRLIAVANPENIGSVRVLEKIGMKFEKILNGMPQQFSNDEGSHFFVMMRS, encoded by the coding sequence ATGTTCAAAGATATTCAAATCGAAACGGGGCGGCTGATTATCAAGCCATTCAAGATGGAAGACGACATCGCACTTCAAAAGATAGTCTCGCAGCCGGAGGTGGTCCACTATCTGCCGGAAGATGTCATGTCGCTCGATGAGGTACGTCACATCCTCACCTGGTTTCAAACCTGCTACGAACGCAACACGCCCGACAACATTATCAAATGGACTCTGGGAGTGTGGTTGAAGTCCGAGGCACTGGATTCCGGCCTTCGCCGGAATGACGCAGAGGGGGGATGTGTTGGAGAAAACGAGCTTCGCCTAATTGGTTGGGCGGGGATTGGACCATGGGAACCGGATGAAACCGAAATCGAGCTCTTCTACGGCTTCGGCAAAGAACACTGGGGAAAAGGCTTCGCGACCGAGGCGGCGCAAGCAGTGATGGACTACGCGTTCGATAAAATAGGCCTTAAGCGGCTTATCGCTGTCGCCAATCCGGAGAATATCGGTTCGGTGAGAGTACTCGAGAAAATCGGCATGAAGTTTGAGAAGATACTTAACGGAATGCCTCAGCAGTTTTCCAACGACGAGGGTTCACACTTTTTTGTGATGATGAGGTCCTGA
- a CDS encoding peptidylprolyl isomerase translates to MSQVKSGDKIKVHYTGKLEDGSVFDTSKERGPFEFTVGAGNVIPGFDTGVMGMEAGQSKTITIPAEEAYGPRRKELVAEVNKEVFPEGLEPAIGQQYQMEHASGEPINVVVAKIEGDTVTLDANHPLAGKTLIFDIELVAIG, encoded by the coding sequence ATGAGTCAGGTAAAAAGTGGCGACAAAATCAAAGTCCACTACACCGGTAAGCTCGAAGATGGGAGTGTCTTTGATACATCGAAAGAGCGTGGTCCGTTCGAATTTACGGTCGGCGCCGGCAATGTAATCCCCGGATTCGACACCGGTGTCATGGGAATGGAAGCGGGCCAGTCAAAGACAATCACCATCCCGGCCGAAGAGGCGTATGGTCCCCGTCGCAAAGAACTCGTGGCCGAGGTCAATAAAGAAGTATTTCCGGAGGGGTTAGAACCGGCTATCGGTCAGCAGTACCAGATGGAACATGCCAGCGGTGAACCAATCAATGTTGTTGTTGCAAAGATAGAGGGAGACACGGTGACGCTGGATGCGAACCATCCTCTGGCCGGGAAAACCCTCATTTTCGATATCGAGCTGGTTGCTATCGGATGA
- a CDS encoding prolyl oligopeptidase family serine peptidase — MTIRSIFPTLAVLAVLLTACGTVGYKEVPQYTIEQFMDKVTYGGSSFSPDETNILLMSDKSGVFNAWTVNIESGALTQVTKSETEAIFPISYFPLDQRILYESDQGGNEISHIYLLDEQGNSRDLTPNDGARASFAGWMYDDQSFLYESNARDPRFLDIYEMNIETFESTPIYLNDSGYFFGGISDDERYLAFLKVITEHNNEMYLLDRQTGEMMHLTPHEGDVAFSPSGFSVHSESLYYLTNANSEYNYLMRFDIESGLHEKVFETNWDVLYAYFSRSGKYRVIAINNDAKTEIRVDNMETGQPVKLPEMPDANITSVRISRSEELMTFYVEGSRSPRNLFTYNLKTSDYKQLTHSMTPEIDIDNLVDAQVVRYKSFDALEIPALLYKPHQIRPEESAPAIVMVHGGPGGQARVGYSSDVQYFVNHGYVVIDVNNRGSSGYGKTFFKADDMRHGEDDLADCVYAKHFLATTGYVDTSRVAIMGGSYGGYMVLAALAFQPEAFAAGVDYFGISNWVRTLESIPPYWEAFREALYVEMGNPSVDGDYLLSISPLFHADKIRRPLMVLQGANDPRVIQPESDDIVEAVKNNGVPVEYLVFEDEGHGFLKKENRIEASKAALTFLDTYLKGQAEDAAQ, encoded by the coding sequence GTGACCATCAGGTCAATCTTTCCAACGCTGGCGGTGCTGGCTGTGTTGTTGACGGCATGTGGCACAGTTGGTTACAAGGAGGTGCCGCAGTATACAATCGAGCAGTTCATGGACAAGGTGACGTACGGCGGGTCATCGTTCTCGCCCGACGAAACGAATATATTATTGATGTCGGATAAATCCGGGGTATTCAACGCGTGGACGGTAAATATCGAGAGCGGTGCACTGACGCAGGTCACAAAATCCGAAACGGAGGCGATATTCCCGATCTCTTACTTCCCGCTCGACCAGCGGATCCTCTACGAGAGTGACCAGGGAGGCAACGAAATCTCGCACATCTATTTGCTCGATGAGCAGGGTAACAGTCGGGACCTGACGCCGAACGACGGCGCGAGAGCCTCTTTTGCCGGATGGATGTATGATGATCAGAGCTTTCTTTACGAAAGCAACGCTCGTGATCCGCGGTTCCTGGATATCTACGAAATGAACATCGAAACATTCGAAAGCACGCCGATTTATCTGAATGACTCCGGATACTTTTTCGGGGGAATTTCCGATGATGAGCGATATCTGGCATTTCTCAAAGTGATTACGGAACACAACAATGAAATGTATCTTCTCGACAGGCAGACAGGCGAGATGATGCATTTGACGCCGCACGAGGGCGATGTTGCCTTCTCACCCTCGGGATTCAGTGTACATTCCGAAAGTCTCTACTACCTGACGAACGCGAACAGCGAGTACAATTATCTCATGCGCTTCGATATAGAATCGGGACTTCACGAAAAGGTTTTCGAGACGAACTGGGATGTACTTTACGCGTACTTTTCGCGTAGCGGCAAATATCGGGTTATCGCGATCAACAATGACGCCAAGACGGAGATCCGTGTGGACAACATGGAGACAGGTCAGCCGGTGAAGCTTCCCGAGATGCCGGACGCGAATATTACTTCGGTAAGAATTTCCCGCAGCGAAGAGTTGATGACGTTCTATGTGGAGGGTTCCCGGTCACCCCGTAACCTGTTTACCTACAATCTAAAGACCAGTGATTACAAGCAGTTGACACATTCCATGACTCCGGAGATCGATATCGATAATCTGGTTGACGCTCAGGTAGTCAGGTACAAGTCCTTTGATGCTCTGGAGATTCCCGCTCTGCTTTATAAACCGCATCAGATCAGGCCGGAAGAGTCAGCGCCGGCGATAGTGATGGTTCATGGCGGCCCGGGAGGACAGGCGAGAGTAGGGTATTCGTCGGATGTCCAGTACTTTGTCAATCACGGTTATGTTGTTATTGATGTCAACAATCGCGGAAGTTCCGGTTATGGCAAAACCTTCTTCAAAGCCGACGATATGAGACATGGCGAGGACGATCTGGCTGACTGCGTTTACGCGAAGCATTTCCTGGCCACAACCGGTTATGTGGATACCAGCCGGGTGGCAATCATGGGCGGCAGCTACGGCGGGTATATGGTTCTTGCCGCACTGGCGTTCCAGCCGGAAGCATTTGCGGCCGGAGTGGATTACTTTGGAATTTCCAACTGGGTGAGAACACTTGAGAGTATTCCGCCGTACTGGGAGGCCTTTAGGGAGGCGCTCTATGTTGAGATGGGTAACCCATCGGTTGACGGAGATTATCTGCTCAGCATATCGCCGCTCTTTCACGCAGACAAGATCAGGCGGCCGCTCATGGTTTTACAGGGAGCCAACGATCCGCGGGTGATACAGCCGGAGTCCGACGATATTGTCGAGGCAGTCAAAAATAACGGTGTTCCGGTGGAGTATCTTGTATTCGAGGACGAGGGACATGGCTTCTTGAAGAAGGAAAACCGGATCGAAGCATCGAAGGCGGCCTTAACGTTTCTCGATACCTACCTCAAGGGACAGGCTGAAGACGCGGCTCAATAG
- a CDS encoding type 1 glutamine amidotransferase, translated as MRVLIIQNCAPEGLGLYEDYLKENKIEHQVFHAYTGKRFPSQKQFDAFIIGGTPLSVREIRRYPFMMNERKYIKKAIAANNPVFGICGGGQLVASALGARVRKNPVMEIGGCQVKLTSDGKKSRFFRGFPSKFEVFHWHGDTFDIPESGKRLAESADCQNQAFAVGKAIGVQFHIEVTAKTASRWSDEYPGELKIVKKSKSRVVRECRAREAGMKKLVYQLMNNWLGR; from the coding sequence ATGCGCGTGTTGATTATTCAGAATTGTGCTCCCGAAGGCCTCGGGCTTTACGAAGACTATCTCAAAGAAAACAAGATCGAACATCAAGTCTTTCACGCCTACACCGGCAAGCGGTTCCCATCGCAAAAGCAATTCGATGCTTTCATAATCGGCGGCACGCCGCTATCCGTCCGTGAGATTCGCAGGTACCCCTTCATGATGAACGAGCGCAAGTATATCAAGAAAGCAATCGCGGCCAACAATCCGGTTTTCGGCATCTGCGGTGGAGGACAGTTGGTAGCATCGGCGCTGGGCGCCAGGGTCCGGAAAAATCCCGTCATGGAAATCGGGGGTTGTCAGGTGAAGCTGACGTCGGACGGTAAAAAGAGCCGGTTTTTCAGAGGGTTTCCATCGAAATTCGAGGTTTTCCACTGGCACGGCGATACATTCGATATCCCTGAAAGTGGCAAGCGGCTTGCTGAAAGTGCTGACTGCCAGAATCAGGCATTCGCGGTGGGCAAGGCGATCGGAGTGCAGTTTCATATCGAGGTGACCGCGAAGACAGCCTCCCGATGGTCCGATGAGTATCCCGGCGAACTGAAAATCGTAAAGAAGTCCAAAAGCCGGGTCGTGCGCGAATGCAGAGCACGTGAGGCTGGAATGAAGAAGCTCGTGTATCAGCTGATGAACAATTGGCTGGGGAGATAG
- a CDS encoding redoxin domain-containing protein — MSDNQKPSIKSIILYGIAIIVVAFVGVLAGNWFVSWRQERQWAEQEAYAEANRSLLRINEPFPTEQLYDLDGNAISTEQLIAGKPLLILFIAPGCEPCKNALDVWTPEIAGISDRATVIGIAAGDVDDVAAYKAKLGLQFPIYCDVDYLFPQQYDIINFPSIVGVTSDGLVGFVKHGYRGDFSLDDAYDLFSQSE; from the coding sequence ATGTCGGATAATCAAAAGCCAAGCATCAAGTCGATCATTTTGTATGGTATAGCGATAATCGTGGTTGCGTTTGTGGGCGTGCTGGCCGGCAACTGGTTTGTCTCCTGGCGACAGGAACGTCAATGGGCCGAGCAGGAAGCTTACGCGGAGGCTAACAGAAGTTTGCTCAGGATCAACGAGCCGTTTCCGACTGAGCAATTGTACGACCTGGATGGCAATGCAATCTCAACTGAGCAACTTATCGCTGGAAAACCGCTCTTGATTCTGTTCATCGCCCCCGGATGTGAGCCGTGTAAGAACGCGCTGGATGTGTGGACGCCAGAGATTGCGGGGATATCTGACAGAGCAACAGTCATCGGCATCGCCGCCGGTGATGTGGATGATGTCGCGGCTTACAAAGCGAAACTCGGACTGCAATTCCCTATCTATTGCGATGTGGATTATCTGTTTCCGCAACAATATGACATTATTAATTTCCCGAGCATTGTCGGGGTTACGTCCGACGGTCTGGTGGGGTTCGTGAAGCACGGGTATCGGGGGGATTTCTCCCTCGACGATGCTTACGATCTTTTTAGTCAATCCGAGTAG
- a CDS encoding transposase, whose protein sequence is MSKLRRYYSENSNYFVTAVTYARMPIIVEHFDILWEGITRYRDSLNFELVAWVVLPDHVHLMVTPKAVDLSRIMHSIKSSFASRYRKLHNMYRGRVWQNRFWDHVIRDEDDFDRHLDYTHRNSVKHGFSSGPFDWSYSSFRKFHEMGIYEGDWGLIAPRNEDNDYGE, encoded by the coding sequence ATGTCCAAACTCCGTCGCTATTACTCTGAAAACAGTAACTATTTTGTGACGGCCGTCACTTATGCCCGGATGCCGATTATTGTCGAGCACTTCGACATCCTCTGGGAGGGGATCACCAGATATAGAGACAGTCTCAATTTCGAACTCGTAGCGTGGGTGGTGCTGCCGGACCATGTTCATCTCATGGTCACACCAAAGGCAGTGGACTTGTCGCGAATAATGCACAGTATCAAGTCCTCGTTTGCCTCCCGATATAGGAAACTCCACAACATGTATCGGGGGCGTGTCTGGCAGAATCGTTTCTGGGATCATGTCATTCGCGACGAGGACGATTTTGACAGACATTTGGATTATACCCATCGGAACTCGGTAAAGCACGGCTTTAGCTCAGGCCCATTTGATTGGTCGTATTCTTCGTTTCGAAAATTTCATGAAATGGGCATTTACGAAGGTGACTGGGGTCTGATTGCCCCACGTAATGAGGATAACGACTACGGCGAATAG
- a CDS encoding DUF1028 domain-containing protein: protein MVCGQTKRLIGQSASFMSRLLPMVLVLLVPSIVVDAAPENVATFSIVAHDSATGELGVAVASRFFTVGNVVPWAKAGVGAIATQAYANTSFGWRGLELLEQGLTPEEVKAVLLRNDDNPGRRQFGIVSADGKAASYTGDGCSAWAGGRSGPHYAVQGNILAGGAVVEAMEQAFLNTTGTVAERLYAALLAGEANGGDSRGKQSAALLVVKEATGYGGYTDRAIDIRVDDHEEPFVELGRILKIAQMNYAWNEAWTLFTQARYEEALPPMERTAELAPDYGEVFYDLACIRLAVGNADGAISALRKALELNPKLAAQAGNDDDLAALRDTPEFKELTGGQ, encoded by the coding sequence ATGGTGTGTGGTCAAACCAAACGGCTAATCGGACAATCTGCGTCATTCATGAGCCGGTTGCTTCCGATGGTTCTCGTGCTGCTTGTGCCATCAATCGTGGTTGACGCGGCGCCCGAAAATGTTGCGACATTTTCGATTGTGGCGCATGACTCGGCGACAGGGGAACTTGGCGTCGCGGTGGCGTCGCGTTTCTTTACCGTCGGCAATGTCGTACCGTGGGCTAAAGCCGGTGTCGGGGCGATAGCGACCCAGGCCTATGCCAACACGAGTTTTGGCTGGCGGGGATTGGAGCTGCTCGAGCAGGGGCTTACCCCGGAAGAAGTAAAAGCGGTCCTTTTGAGAAATGATGACAATCCCGGCAGGCGTCAGTTCGGAATTGTATCAGCCGATGGTAAGGCTGCTTCTTATACCGGTGACGGCTGCAGCGCGTGGGCGGGAGGACGTTCCGGCCCGCATTATGCCGTACAGGGAAATATCCTTGCCGGTGGCGCTGTCGTCGAGGCTATGGAGCAGGCTTTTCTAAACACAACAGGGACAGTCGCGGAACGGCTCTATGCCGCTCTGTTGGCAGGTGAGGCGAACGGTGGAGACTCCAGAGGAAAGCAATCAGCGGCGCTGCTTGTCGTGAAAGAGGCTACCGGGTATGGCGGTTACACCGACCGGGCCATAGACATCAGGGTCGATGATCACGAGGAGCCGTTTGTTGAGCTGGGACGCATTCTGAAGATTGCCCAGATGAATTATGCCTGGAACGAGGCATGGACTCTCTTCACCCAAGCAAGATATGAGGAAGCTCTGCCTCCAATGGAGCGCACCGCAGAACTTGCTCCGGACTATGGCGAGGTTTTTTATGACCTGGCCTGTATTCGTCTGGCGGTGGGGAATGCCGACGGCGCAATTTCGGCGTTGAGAAAGGCCCTCGAATTGAATCCAAAGCTGGCTGCTCAGGCCGGCAACGATGATGATCTGGCGGCACTTAGAGATACACCGGAGTTCAAGGAGTTGACGGGTGGACAATAG
- a CDS encoding DUF3592 domain-containing protein, translated as MKRLIYYAVCLVLVAVGAVLAAIEIETLLINREVTSWPTTTGIVVEAKVVGERAIRPRIVYQYRVDSVIYQGESSLNAPMFGGKRKKYDVAQELVRQYDVGHHVTVHFNPDSVSQSVIAPVITWAIYGRLAFGVTICMLGLAGMVGPIRRIVSG; from the coding sequence GTGAAAAGACTGATTTACTACGCTGTCTGCCTGGTCTTAGTCGCTGTCGGGGCTGTACTTGCGGCGATCGAAATTGAGACGCTGTTGATTAATCGGGAGGTCACCAGTTGGCCCACTACAACCGGTATAGTAGTAGAGGCTAAAGTCGTTGGCGAGCGGGCGATCAGACCCCGGATTGTCTACCAGTACCGGGTGGATAGTGTTATTTATCAGGGCGAGTCCAGTCTGAACGCTCCTATGTTCGGTGGCAAACGCAAGAAGTATGATGTTGCGCAAGAACTTGTTAGACAATATGATGTCGGACACCACGTAACAGTGCACTTCAACCCGGATTCCGTAAGTCAGTCGGTTATCGCGCCGGTGATAACGTGGGCTATATACGGTCGGTTGGCTTTTGGAGTTACTATATGTATGCTCGGGCTGGCAGGGATGGTTGGTCCGATCAGGAGAATTGTATCGGGTTAA
- a CDS encoding DUF4846 domain-containing protein has protein sequence MKTNLTIIALVALTTIANAQSYPWLENYDTTQTIRSRFQPPDGYTRPATEPGSFAHWLQNLPLRPDGAKVYLYDGREKSDRSVYCAVVEIDTADKDLQQCADAVMRLRAEYFYSRGMYDSIAFNFTSGDRASYRDWINGLRPVVKGNSVSWQRSAIRDSSYINFREYLNTVFTYAGSYSLSREMENRTDIDDIQIGDVLIQGGLPGHVVIVFDVARSDSTGETVYLLAQGFTPAQDIHILSNPMNPDLSPWYSTSSPDPIVTPQWEFKSTDLMRW, from the coding sequence TTGAAAACCAATCTGACCATTATCGCCCTTGTTGCATTGACAACTATCGCCAACGCCCAATCCTACCCCTGGCTCGAGAACTACGATACCACCCAAACCATACGGTCTCGATTCCAACCCCCCGACGGCTACACCCGCCCGGCCACAGAACCGGGGAGCTTTGCCCATTGGCTGCAGAATCTTCCGCTGAGACCGGATGGCGCGAAAGTTTACCTTTATGATGGCCGCGAGAAGTCCGACCGATCAGTTTATTGCGCTGTAGTCGAGATAGACACCGCTGACAAGGACCTTCAGCAGTGCGCCGACGCCGTCATGCGCCTGCGCGCCGAGTACTTCTATTCACGCGGCATGTATGACAGTATCGCTTTCAACTTCACCTCCGGCGATCGGGCTTCTTACCGCGACTGGATCAACGGGCTACGGCCGGTGGTCAAGGGTAATAGTGTCAGTTGGCAACGGTCAGCCATAAGAGATTCTTCGTATATCAATTTTCGGGAATATCTAAACACCGTCTTCACCTACGCCGGTTCGTATTCATTGAGCCGCGAGATGGAAAACCGTACCGATATCGATGATATTCAGATTGGTGATGTTCTCATTCAGGGCGGCCTGCCCGGACATGTCGTTATTGTATTCGATGTCGCCCGAAGCGATTCCACCGGCGAGACGGTTTATTTGCTGGCCCAGGGATTTACGCCCGCTCAGGATATACACATATTGTCCAATCCGATGAATCCCGACCTGTCTCCCTGGTACTCAACCTCCTCCCCCGATCCGATCGTTACCCCTCAATGGGAGTTCAAGAGCACCGATCTCATGCGGTGGTAG
- a CDS encoding ester cyclase yields the protein MHKYLFGLVIVLCLALFGCQANQEPMVDVAQQQAEAMAQKYVEIYSSGNMDLVAEVIDTAYVGHGPVSPEPIVGQDGFKAWVQRNRDQFSDLTLSFDRVIAKGEWVTFKWRVTGTNDGPMMEYPPTGQKMDIWGVTLSHVVNGKTVEEWFAYDLMTVYNQLGFKLVPPKVETGKKK from the coding sequence ATGCACAAGTATTTGTTTGGATTGGTCATTGTGCTCTGTCTGGCGTTGTTCGGATGTCAGGCAAACCAGGAGCCGATGGTTGACGTAGCGCAGCAGCAGGCGGAGGCGATGGCGCAGAAGTATGTCGAGATTTACAGTAGCGGCAACATGGATTTGGTTGCCGAAGTTATTGACACAGCTTATGTAGGGCATGGCCCCGTGTCGCCCGAGCCTATCGTGGGACAAGATGGTTTCAAAGCGTGGGTGCAGCGAAACCGCGACCAGTTCTCCGACCTTACGCTGTCGTTCGACCGCGTGATCGCCAAAGGGGAGTGGGTAACCTTCAAGTGGCGCGTTACGGGGACCAACGATGGGCCGATGATGGAGTATCCCCCGACGGGACAGAAGATGGATATCTGGGGTGTGACTCTGAGCCATGTCGTAAACGGCAAGACGGTTGAGGAGTGGTTCGCCTATGACCTGATGACGGTTTACAACCAGCTTGGTTTTAAGCTGGTGCCTCCGAAGGTAGAGACCGGTAAGAAAAAATAG